In Saccharomonospora marina XMU15, one genomic interval encodes:
- a CDS encoding MBL fold metallo-hydrolase, producing the protein MTGSSTPAADHRTRLVLLGTAGGPGWHAAGGAGISSALAVGDRYYLIDAGHGVARQLRLSGLGSPGRTGPLDALRGIFITHLHSDHVVDLNNLLNPGLFNGLDAIEDGPLVVWGPGNRGVLPPAFGSGEEPPVVAADNPTPGMRETVELLTRAFATDFNDRARDNRRKVPSQLFEGRDVPVPPQFLSDPNGDPAPRMRPFTFFEDDHVRVSGTLVDHAPVFPALAFRFDTDDGSVVFSGDTCPCDNLVELATDADVLVHEVIDGVAIERAAPERRTPEQEAVLRHVLGAHTTIEQVGPLAERAGVRTLVLNHFVPVSTPPSRWLDAGRGYSGRVVVGRDLEQLGVGK; encoded by the coding sequence GTGACTGGTTCGTCGACGCCGGCTGCCGACCATCGGACCCGGCTGGTGCTGCTCGGCACCGCGGGCGGTCCCGGCTGGCACGCGGCGGGTGGTGCGGGCATCTCCTCCGCACTCGCGGTCGGTGACCGCTACTACCTGATCGACGCGGGTCACGGCGTGGCGAGACAGCTGCGGCTCAGCGGCCTCGGCTCGCCCGGCCGCACCGGCCCGCTCGACGCGTTGCGGGGCATCTTCATCACCCACCTGCACTCCGACCACGTCGTCGATCTGAACAACCTGCTCAACCCGGGCCTGTTCAACGGGCTCGACGCCATCGAAGACGGGCCGCTCGTGGTCTGGGGGCCGGGCAACCGTGGCGTGCTACCACCCGCGTTCGGTTCCGGCGAGGAACCCCCCGTTGTCGCGGCTGACAACCCGACACCGGGCATGCGGGAAACCGTCGAGTTGCTAACGAGGGCGTTCGCTACCGACTTCAACGACCGCGCCCGCGACAACCGCAGGAAGGTTCCCTCGCAACTGTTCGAGGGCCGCGACGTTCCGGTGCCGCCGCAGTTCCTCTCCGACCCCAACGGCGACCCGGCACCTCGGATGCGCCCGTTCACCTTCTTCGAGGACGACCACGTGCGGGTCTCGGGCACCCTCGTCGACCACGCGCCGGTGTTTCCCGCGCTCGCGTTCCGTTTCGACACCGACGACGGCTCGGTCGTCTTCTCCGGCGACACCTGCCCGTGCGACAACCTGGTGGAGCTGGCCACGGACGCCGACGTGCTGGTGCACGAGGTCATCGACGGTGTGGCCATCGAACGCGCGGCACCCGAGCGACGCACCCCGGAGCAGGAGGCGGTGCTGCGCCACGTGCTTGGCGCGCACACCACCATCGAGCAGGTCGGCCCGCTCGCCGAGCGAGCGGGAGTGCGGACGCTGGTACTCAACCACTTCGTCCCCGTGTCCACCCCACCGTCGCGGTGGTTGGACGCCGGCCGCGGCTACTCCGGCCGGGTGGTGGTTGGCCGGGACCTGGAACAGCTCGGAGTCGGCAAGTGA
- a CDS encoding SIS domain-containing protein encodes MRQRVRALLDGIDAREAELGRAARLVLDCVRRDGIVLTAGAGHSLSMVCETFYRAGGLAAVRPLWDQEVLPLSGAARSSAAEREPGRGRAVLAAADPAPTDLVVVFSTSGRNPYPVEIAQEASARGVPVMAVTSAAASAAAADRSGTRLAEHATVVLDTGVPAGDVVWPAERPRTAAVSTVLAAYLWASLLAEVAELARKHDVELPLWTSANVPGGDERNAELMARYADRVPQLRGD; translated from the coding sequence ATGCGCCAGCGGGTTCGAGCGCTGCTCGACGGGATCGACGCGCGGGAGGCCGAACTGGGGCGAGCCGCCCGCCTTGTGCTGGACTGCGTGCGGCGCGACGGGATCGTGCTCACGGCCGGAGCCGGGCACTCGCTTTCGATGGTGTGCGAGACGTTCTACCGCGCGGGCGGCCTCGCCGCCGTGCGACCGCTGTGGGATCAGGAGGTGTTGCCGCTTTCCGGCGCGGCGCGTAGCTCGGCCGCCGAGCGGGAGCCGGGGCGAGGCCGGGCCGTGCTGGCGGCGGCCGATCCGGCGCCAACCGATCTGGTGGTCGTGTTCTCCACGAGCGGACGCAATCCTTACCCGGTGGAGATCGCACAGGAGGCGTCGGCACGCGGGGTGCCGGTGATGGCCGTGACCTCGGCTGCTGCCTCGGCTGCGGCCGCCGACCGCAGCGGCACCCGGCTGGCCGAGCACGCCACGGTGGTGCTCGACACGGGTGTGCCCGCCGGGGACGTGGTGTGGCCTGCCGAGCGGCCACGCACGGCGGCGGTGTCCACGGTGCTTGCCGCCTACCTGTGGGCGAGCCTGCTGGCGGAGGTGGCCGAGCTGGCGCGAAAGCACGACGTCGAGCTACCACTGTGGACCAGTGCGAACGTGCCCGGTGGTGACGAGCGCAACGCCGAACTGATGGCGCGCTACGCGGACCGCGTTCCGCAGTTGCGGGGCGACTGA
- a CDS encoding dihydrofolate reductase family protein: MGSLFSFIATTVDGYHEGPGREIDWHNVDEEFTEFSLRQLAETTTLMFGRVTYEMMAAYWPTRQAAASDPEVAERMNALPKVVVSGTLTRAEWADTRVVSTDVATEIGKLKHSSDGCVAVFGSATLTRWLLRRGLLDELRLMVMPVLLGAGNPVFDGETARIGLSLLGSTAFASGNVLNTYRPVRIGLNK; this comes from the coding sequence ATGGGTTCACTGTTCTCGTTCATCGCCACGACGGTGGACGGATATCACGAGGGACCGGGCAGGGAAATCGACTGGCACAACGTCGACGAGGAGTTCACGGAGTTCTCGCTGCGCCAGCTGGCCGAGACGACGACGCTGATGTTCGGCCGCGTCACCTACGAGATGATGGCCGCGTACTGGCCGACGCGGCAGGCCGCAGCCAGCGATCCGGAGGTCGCGGAACGGATGAACGCGCTGCCGAAGGTGGTGGTCTCCGGCACGCTCACGCGGGCCGAATGGGCCGACACCCGGGTGGTGTCCACCGACGTCGCCACGGAGATCGGCAAGCTGAAGCACAGCAGCGACGGCTGTGTCGCGGTTTTCGGGAGCGCGACGCTGACCCGCTGGCTGCTGCGCCGGGGCCTGCTCGACGAGCTTCGGCTGATGGTGATGCCGGTGTTGCTCGGTGCGGGCAACCCGGTTTTCGACGGCGAGACGGCACGGATCGGACTGAGCCTGCTCGGCAGCACCGCGTTCGCGTCGGGCAACGTTCTCAACACCTACCGGCCGGTGCGGATTGGACTGAATAAGTAG